In one window of Arachis ipaensis cultivar K30076 chromosome B06, Araip1.1, whole genome shotgun sequence DNA:
- the LOC107647995 gene encoding uncharacterized protein LOC107647995, which translates to MEASSLNIKIHNHARSNSLPSKPHPIILQCDEYLAILGGGGASSDSTTTSSASLLTQKLSILLDLHSCVQNLVQLPLTQEALVHQRREKWVDELLEGSLMLLDACTTTKDALLHTKEYSRELQSIIRRRRQGQVELTIEVKKFLTSRKVVRKSIFKALENLKGHNANKCNPSMINKEHQTVNLLKEIQVTSFAIFESLLNFVSGSTQSKRGGWPLVSKLMNSKRMFSNTEDNNEFAKVDDALQFFAFNMGNIDDLQNKLLKLGSCIQDLEEGLESLFRRLIKIRVALLNILNH; encoded by the coding sequence ATGGAAGCCTCTTCATTGAACATCAAAATTCATAACCATGCTCGTTCTAATAGTTTGCCTTCTAAGCCACACCCTATTATTCTACAATGCGATGAATACTTAGCCATATTAGGGGGAGGTGGTGCTTCTTCTGATTCCACCACTACCTCCTCTGCTTCATTGCTCACCCAAAAACTAAGTATCCTTCTTGATTTGCACAGTTGTGTCCAAAATTTGGTTCAACTACCTCTAACACAAGAAGCATTAGTCCACCAACGCCGCGAAAAATGGGTGGATGAACTCTTGGAAGGTTCCTTGATGcttctagatgcatgcacaaCAACAAAAGATGCTCTACTTCACACGAAAGAGTACAGCCGCGAGCTTCAATCGATAATCCGGCGAAGAAGGCAAGGCCAAGTTGAGCTAACAATAGAGGTTAAAAAATTCTTGACATCAAGGAAAGTGGTGAGAAAATCAATCTTCAAAGCCTTGGAAAATTTAAAGGGTCATAATGCAAATAAATGCAACCCTTCTATGATCAACAAAGAACATCAAACAGTTAACTTGTTGAAAGAAATTCAAGTTACTAGTTTTGCCATATTCGAGTCCCTTTTGAACTTTGTTTCTGGATCTACTCAATCGAAACGCGGCGGTTGGCCGTTGGTTTCGAAGCTGATGAACAGCAAAAGGATGTTTTCCAACACAGAGGACAATAATGAATTCGCAAAAGTGGATGATGCATTGCAGTTCTTTGCATTCAACATGGGAAACATCGATGACTTGCAGAACAAGTTACTAAAATTGGGGTCATGCATTCAAGATCTTGAAGAAGGACTTGAGTCATTGTTTAGGCGCTTAATCAAAATCAGAGTTGCTCTTCTCAACATTCTTAATCACTAG
- the LOC107645821 gene encoding uncharacterized protein LOC107645821 — protein MDSFSFHNLQAEKANAILKNRKLGRITGILRFLEVCFVLVLISRLSLHLPVAVKTSSEYFRDLSMFVNNPRFVFLIGNAIIIALFARSGQFSAQVSRRNDSENDLYQEVLYNATKKQKVQQQNLKNRAKQGTDIEDSLENIKNQEKEGIKSEDSTKNKRINRSMVKHEENNGIFSRKEANFGLRSKGIDAGNNKCDVEKQSMKTGEVNNFWEMKKYRRCQTEIFHRVNRAEQRHGDLRRCETEKRIKAIAHASTKEEEEEEERASYPEDTMSNEEFRCIIEAFIARQQRLRREEDYSLA, from the coding sequence ATGGATTCATTCAGTTTCCATAATCTTCAAGCCGAGAAAGCCAACGCGATCCTTAAGAATCGAAAGCTTGGAAGGATCACAGGCATATTACGCTTCCTTGAGGTGTGTTTTGTTCTAGTTTTGATCTCAAGGCTCTCTCTACACCTCCCGGTTGCAGTTAAGACCTCGAGTGAGTACTTTAGGGACTTGTCCATGTTTGTTAACAATCCTCGGTTCGTTTTCCTCATTGGAAACGCAATAATCATCGCTCTTTTCGCTCGGTCGGGACAGTTTTCGGCTCAAGTCTCTAGAAGAAACGATTCGGAGAACGATCTTTACCAAGAAGTTCTCTATAATGCAACAAAGAAACAGAAAGTTCAACAGCAAAACCTAAAAAACAGAGCAAAACAGGGGACAGATATAGAGGATTCCTTAGAAAacatcaagaatcaagaaaaggaGGGAATAAAAAGTGAGGATAGCACAAAGAATAAAAGAATTAATAGAAGCATGGTGAAACACGAAGAAAATAATGGAATCTTTTCAAGAAAAGAAGCGAATTTCGGCTTAAGGAGCAAAGGAATTGATGCTGGAAATAACAAGTGTGATGTAGAGAAACAGAGCATGAAAACAGGGGAAGTGAATAATTTCTGGGAGATGAAGAAATATAGAAGGTGTCAAACAGAGATTTTTCACCGTGTGAATCGCGCTGAACAACGACATGGCGATCTACGAAGGTGTGAGACAGAGAAGAGAATCAAAGCTATTGCACATGCTTCTActaaggaggaggaagaagaagaagaaagagctTCATACCCTGAAGATACCATGAGCAATGAAGAGTTTCGCTGcatcattgaagctttcattgcAAGACAACAAAGGCTCCGAAGAGAAGAAGATTACTCTCTAGCTTGA